In one window of Streptomyces sp. NBC_01224 DNA:
- the pheS gene encoding phenylalanine--tRNA ligase subunit alpha → MSAPNKSYDPVEVEALKPEEIERMRDEAFAAFAAAGDLDALAQAKTAHTGGTSPLSLANREIGALPPQAKAEAGKRVGQARGAVSKALAARQAELEAERDARVLVEEAVDVTLPYDRTPAGARHPLTTFMERVADVFVAMGYEVAEGPEVEAEWFNFDALNFVPDHPARQMQDTFFVQGADGAKNDESGVVLRTHTSPVQARTLLDREPPVYVVCPGRVYRTDELDATHTPVFHQIELLAVDEGLTMADLKGTLDHMVQALFGPDMKTRLRPNFFPFTEPSAEMDMVCYVCRGASVGNPDRPCRTCGSEGWIELGGCGMVNPKVLIACGVDPKKYSGFAFGFGIERMLMFRHNVEDMRDMVEGDVRFTRPFGMEI, encoded by the coding sequence ATGTCGGCACCGAACAAGTCGTACGACCCAGTCGAGGTCGAGGCACTGAAACCGGAAGAGATCGAGCGCATGCGGGACGAGGCGTTCGCCGCCTTCGCCGCCGCCGGTGACCTCGACGCGCTCGCCCAGGCGAAGACCGCGCACACCGGTGGTACCTCGCCCCTGTCGCTCGCCAACCGGGAGATCGGCGCACTGCCGCCGCAGGCCAAGGCCGAGGCGGGCAAGCGCGTGGGCCAGGCCCGCGGCGCCGTGAGCAAGGCCCTCGCCGCCCGTCAGGCGGAGCTGGAGGCCGAGCGGGACGCCCGCGTGCTGGTCGAGGAGGCGGTGGATGTCACGCTGCCCTACGACCGCACCCCGGCCGGCGCCCGCCACCCGCTGACGACCTTCATGGAGCGCGTCGCGGACGTCTTCGTGGCCATGGGCTACGAGGTCGCGGAGGGCCCCGAGGTCGAGGCGGAGTGGTTCAACTTCGACGCCCTGAACTTCGTGCCCGACCACCCGGCCCGGCAGATGCAGGACACCTTCTTCGTCCAGGGCGCCGACGGTGCCAAGAACGACGAGTCCGGTGTCGTGCTGCGCACGCACACCTCGCCGGTACAGGCCCGCACCCTGCTCGACCGTGAGCCCCCCGTCTACGTCGTCTGCCCCGGCCGCGTCTACCGCACCGACGAGCTCGACGCGACGCACACCCCGGTCTTCCACCAGATCGAGCTGCTCGCCGTCGACGAGGGCCTCACCATGGCCGACCTCAAGGGCACCCTCGACCACATGGTCCAGGCGCTCTTCGGCCCGGACATGAAGACCCGGCTCCGGCCGAACTTCTTCCCGTTCACCGAGCCGTCCGCCGAGATGGACATGGTCTGCTACGTCTGCCGCGGCGCCTCCGTCGGCAACCCGGACCGCCCCTGCCGCACCTGCGGCAGCGAGGGCTGGATCGAGCTCGGCGGCTGCGGCATGGTCAACCCCAAGGTGCTCATCGCCTGCGGTGTCGACCCCAAGAAGTACAGCGGATTCGCCTTCGGGTTCGGCATCGAACGGATGCTGATGTTCCGCCACAACGTCGAAGACATGCGAGACATGGTCGAGGGTGACGTCCGGTTCACCCGGCCGTTCGGGATGGAGATCTGA
- a CDS encoding TrmH family RNA methyltransferase, with amino-acid sequence MGTPELISPRSPRVTAARRLAKRNFRGKERRFIAEGPQAVREAAGHRGSDGEATLIELFATVEAAERYADIVDAAHAAGARVHLADGDVLADVSQTVTPQGLIGVCRFLDSPFDAILAAKPKLVAVLAHVRDPGNAGTVLRCADAAGADAVVLTDASVDLYNPKSVRASVGSLFHLPVAVGVPVEQAVQGLRDAGVRILAADGAGDDDLDDELDAGTMGGPTAWVFGNEAWGLPEETRALADAVVRVPIHGRAESLNLATAAAVCLYASARAQRPRR; translated from the coding sequence ATGGGCACCCCCGAACTGATCTCCCCGCGATCGCCGCGCGTCACCGCCGCCCGGCGGCTGGCCAAGCGCAACTTCCGCGGCAAGGAGCGCAGGTTCATCGCCGAGGGGCCACAGGCCGTGCGCGAGGCCGCCGGGCACCGCGGCAGCGACGGCGAGGCGACGCTGATCGAGCTGTTCGCCACCGTCGAGGCGGCCGAGCGGTACGCCGACATCGTCGATGCCGCCCACGCCGCCGGTGCCCGGGTGCACCTCGCGGACGGCGATGTGCTCGCCGATGTGTCGCAGACCGTCACCCCGCAGGGCCTCATCGGTGTCTGCCGCTTCCTCGACTCGCCGTTCGACGCGATCCTCGCCGCGAAGCCGAAGCTGGTCGCCGTCCTCGCCCACGTACGCGACCCGGGGAACGCCGGTACGGTGCTGCGCTGCGCCGACGCCGCGGGTGCCGACGCCGTCGTGCTCACCGATGCCTCGGTGGATCTCTACAACCCCAAGTCCGTCAGGGCCTCGGTCGGCTCGCTCTTCCATCTGCCGGTCGCCGTCGGTGTTCCGGTGGAGCAGGCCGTGCAGGGGCTGAGGGACGCGGGCGTACGGATTCTCGCCGCCGACGGAGCGGGCGACGACGACCTCGACGACGAGCTCGACGCGGGGACCATGGGCGGGCCGACCGCGTGGGTCTTCGGCAACGAGGCCTGGGGCCTGCCGGAGGAGACCCGGGCGCTGGCCGACGCCGTCGTGAGGGTGCCGATCCACGGCAGGGCGGAGAGCCTCAATCTGGCGACGGCGGCGGCCGTCTGCCTGTACGCCTCCGCACGGGCCCAGCGCCCGCGCCGCTAG
- a CDS encoding urease subunit alpha, with the protein MTSIDRRTYNALYGPTTGDRIRLGDTSLWVEVEADDGTPGDELLGGCGKTVRDGLLASPRSDRDSALDMVVAGVVLMDPVLGVRKTDIGIKDGRIVSVGGVGNPDVMPVEYAIDSHTSVVPGEGLIATPGIVDSHVHLSSPEVAPAALAAGVTTLVGMGLGGVWEIGCNPAHNLHTLMSSWQGTPLNIAFLARGSSSSRTLLDESVLAGAGGFKIHEDFGATPRIIDNCLDTAEAVDLPVALHTDSMNESGYLRDTIGSTRGRTVHAYHVEGGGGHPDLLEILSEPNILPSSTTPTIPYTPNTVGELFPMTMTVHRQNHHSASDVEISRGRIRAHAIAAENALHDLGAISIVNSDSMGMGRIAETVRRTWQLAHLQALAAGEGGVEHRANQRALRYLAKITLNPAIAHGLAHEVGSAQVGRLADLVLWHPAYFGSKPELVIKAGFVAWGNTGSGSGSTRLTQPRTYKPYFGALGQAPARLSRIFVAEAALADRAARAALPKGLTYAPIRGSRGLTRADMLHNTATPHVLVPREPAPVLVDGVPTAAPAADAVPLAQLHHLA; encoded by the coding sequence ATGACCAGCATCGACCGCCGTACGTACAACGCTCTGTACGGTCCCACCACCGGTGACCGCATCCGGCTCGGCGACACCTCCCTCTGGGTCGAGGTCGAGGCCGACGACGGCACCCCCGGCGACGAACTGCTCGGCGGCTGCGGCAAGACCGTACGCGACGGGCTGCTGGCCTCGCCCCGCTCCGACCGGGACTCCGCCCTCGACATGGTGGTCGCCGGGGTCGTCCTCATGGACCCGGTTCTCGGCGTCCGCAAGACCGACATCGGCATCAAGGACGGCCGGATCGTCTCCGTCGGCGGCGTCGGCAACCCGGACGTGATGCCGGTCGAGTACGCCATCGACTCACACACCTCGGTCGTCCCCGGCGAAGGGCTGATCGCCACCCCCGGCATCGTGGACAGCCACGTCCATCTCTCCTCGCCCGAGGTGGCGCCCGCAGCGCTCGCGGCCGGAGTCACCACGCTCGTCGGCATGGGGCTCGGCGGGGTCTGGGAGATCGGCTGCAATCCGGCCCACAATCTGCACACCCTGATGAGCTCCTGGCAGGGCACCCCGCTCAACATCGCGTTCCTGGCCCGCGGTTCGTCCAGCTCCCGCACGCTGCTCGACGAGTCCGTGCTCGCCGGGGCCGGCGGCTTCAAGATCCATGAGGACTTCGGGGCCACCCCGCGCATCATCGACAACTGCCTCGACACCGCCGAGGCCGTCGATCTGCCGGTCGCCCTGCACACCGACTCCATGAACGAGTCCGGCTATCTGCGCGACACCATCGGCTCCACCCGGGGCCGGACCGTGCACGCCTACCACGTGGAGGGCGGTGGAGGTCACCCCGATCTGCTGGAGATCCTCTCCGAGCCGAACATCCTGCCGTCGTCGACCACGCCGACCATCCCGTACACCCCGAACACGGTCGGGGAACTCTTCCCGATGACGATGACCGTGCACCGGCAGAACCACCACTCCGCCAGCGATGTGGAGATCTCCAGGGGCCGTATCCGCGCCCATGCCATCGCCGCCGAGAACGCCCTGCACGACCTCGGCGCGATCTCCATCGTCAACTCCGACTCCATGGGCATGGGCCGCATCGCCGAGACCGTCCGCCGCACCTGGCAGCTCGCCCACCTCCAGGCACTGGCGGCCGGGGAGGGCGGCGTCGAGCATCGCGCCAACCAGCGGGCCCTGCGCTACCTCGCCAAGATCACCCTCAACCCGGCGATCGCCCACGGCCTCGCGCACGAGGTCGGCAGCGCCCAGGTGGGACGCCTCGCCGACCTGGTGCTCTGGCACCCCGCCTACTTCGGCTCGAAGCCCGAACTGGTCATCAAGGCCGGGTTCGTGGCGTGGGGCAACACGGGGTCCGGTTCGGGATCGACCCGGCTGACCCAGCCCCGTACGTACAAGCCCTACTTCGGCGCCCTGGGCCAGGCGCCCGCGCGGCTCTCCCGGATCTTCGTCGCCGAGGCCGCGCTGGCGGACCGGGCCGCCCGGGCGGCGCTGCCCAAGGGACTCACCTACGCGCCGATCCGCGGCTCCCGCGGTCTCACCCGCGCCGACATGCTCCACAACACCGCGACCCCGCACGTCCTGGTGCCCCGCGAACCGGCACCCGTCCTGGTCGACGGCGTCCCCACCGCAGCCCCCGCCGCCGACGCCGTGCCGCTCGCCCAGCTGCACCACCTCGCCTGA
- a CDS encoding amidohydrolase — protein sequence MKLDLLVRNANILTLDDARPTARTLGALHGRIVGLDEEVEHLPAARVIDAGGATVVPGFNDAHCHTAWFGLTLTQLDVSGARAVDEVYDAVAVYAATLPEDAWVIGAGLDHNRTGGRYPHRDALDRAAGGRRVWLKHTSGHACVVNTPVLRLAGILADGFTDPDGGVVSRDEDGRPDGLLEETAQRLVQRHVLPYPVETVADAVGAATRHYLTEGITSFTEAGIGGGWIGHTPVEIAAYQLARDTGRLHTRAQLMAASDVLHPLVSHADDGIGLGLDLGMRTGFGDDRLSLGPVKIFLDGSLLGRTAAVTEPFCGCPHNEAEAANPTGYLQNDADAMTETVVAAHRSGWTVAAHAIGDRAVDLALDAFARAQRELPRPGVHHRIEHAGVVRPDQLGRFAELGVIPVPQHNFLPPFGDAMAESLGAQRTAWSYRLRSLLDLGLPVPGSSDRPVAPGAPLPAIQAMVQRRTGSGAVYGPDERVPVLDALRAWTEGSARATGCGGRKGRLVPGQLADLTILDADPLRTDPDRIGSLQVLATVVDGDPVHDPHGLAAQAATRTPVQPVPPSPQGHQALRPQENV from the coding sequence GTGAAACTCGATCTGCTGGTCCGCAACGCGAACATCCTGACCCTCGACGACGCCCGGCCCACCGCCCGCACGCTCGGGGCTCTGCACGGCCGCATCGTCGGGCTCGACGAGGAGGTCGAGCACCTCCCTGCCGCACGGGTCATCGACGCGGGTGGTGCCACGGTCGTGCCCGGCTTCAACGACGCCCACTGCCACACCGCGTGGTTCGGCCTCACCCTCACCCAGCTCGACGTCTCCGGCGCACGGGCCGTCGACGAGGTGTACGACGCCGTGGCCGTGTACGCCGCCACGCTGCCCGAGGACGCCTGGGTGATCGGCGCCGGACTCGACCACAACCGCACCGGTGGGCGCTACCCGCACCGCGACGCCCTCGACCGGGCCGCGGGCGGCCGGCGGGTGTGGCTGAAGCACACCTCCGGACACGCCTGCGTCGTCAACACCCCGGTGCTGCGCCTCGCGGGCATCCTGGCCGACGGCTTCACCGACCCGGACGGCGGGGTCGTCTCCCGCGACGAGGACGGCCGGCCCGACGGACTCCTGGAGGAGACCGCCCAGCGCCTCGTGCAGCGGCATGTACTCCCGTACCCCGTGGAGACCGTCGCCGACGCTGTCGGAGCCGCCACCCGGCACTACCTCACCGAAGGCATCACCAGCTTCACCGAGGCCGGCATCGGCGGCGGCTGGATCGGCCACACCCCGGTCGAAATCGCCGCCTACCAGCTCGCCCGCGACACCGGCAGACTCCACACCCGCGCTCAGCTGATGGCCGCCTCCGACGTCCTGCACCCGCTGGTCTCGCACGCCGACGACGGCATCGGCCTCGGGCTCGACCTCGGGATGCGCACCGGCTTCGGCGACGACCGGCTCTCCCTCGGACCCGTCAAGATCTTCCTGGACGGCTCCCTGCTCGGCCGGACCGCCGCCGTCACCGAACCCTTCTGCGGCTGCCCGCACAACGAGGCAGAGGCGGCCAACCCCACCGGATACCTCCAGAACGACGCCGATGCCATGACCGAAACCGTCGTCGCCGCCCACCGCTCCGGCTGGACCGTCGCCGCCCACGCCATCGGTGACCGGGCCGTCGACCTCGCGCTCGACGCATTCGCCCGCGCTCAGCGCGAGCTCCCGCGCCCCGGCGTGCACCACCGCATCGAGCATGCCGGAGTGGTCCGCCCCGACCAGCTCGGCCGGTTCGCCGAACTCGGCGTGATCCCCGTACCGCAGCACAACTTCCTGCCGCCGTTCGGCGACGCCATGGCCGAGTCGCTCGGCGCGCAGCGCACCGCCTGGTCCTACCGGCTGCGCTCGCTGCTCGACCTCGGCCTGCCCGTACCCGGCAGCTCCGACCGGCCTGTCGCCCCCGGCGCCCCGCTGCCCGCCATCCAGGCCATGGTGCAGCGGCGCACCGGCTCGGGCGCCGTGTACGGGCCCGACGAGCGCGTCCCGGTCCTCGACGCCCTGCGCGCCTGGACCGAGGGTTCCGCCCGCGCCACCGGCTGCGGCGGCCGCAAGGGGCGCCTCGTCCCCGGGCAGCTCGCCGACCTCACGATCCTCGACGCCGACCCGCTCCGCACCGATCCGGACCGGATCGGCTCGCTCCAGGTCCTCGCGACCGTCGTCGACGGCGATCCCGTCCACGACCCGCACGGCCTCGCGGCCCAGGCCGCCACCCGCACACCCGTACAGCCCGTTCCCCCGTCCCCTCAAGGCCACCAGGCCCTCCGTCCCCAGGAGAACGTGTGA
- the ureA gene encoding urease subunit gamma codes for MHLTPREQERLQLFTVAELARRRRARGRRLNTPEAIALICDEVLEAAWDGLGLDEVIEVGRSVLTEADVMDGVADIVTAVQVEALFPSGTALVAVDRPIGPGTPDTAPGAVRTAPDPVRINEGRPRTTLTLRNTGDRTVFVSSHYPLHEVNAALELDREAARGLRLDIAAGTALAFEPGESRVVSLIPLSRHPQHAQSEEQRA; via the coding sequence GTGCATCTGACGCCTCGCGAGCAGGAGCGTCTCCAGCTGTTCACCGTCGCCGAACTGGCCCGCCGCCGCAGGGCGCGCGGCCGGCGGCTGAACACGCCGGAGGCCATCGCGCTGATCTGCGACGAGGTGCTGGAAGCCGCCTGGGACGGGCTCGGTCTGGACGAAGTGATCGAGGTGGGCCGCTCCGTGCTCACCGAGGCCGACGTGATGGACGGCGTGGCCGACATCGTCACCGCCGTGCAGGTCGAGGCGCTCTTCCCGAGCGGCACCGCCCTCGTCGCCGTCGACCGGCCGATCGGCCCGGGGACACCCGACACCGCACCCGGTGCCGTACGGACCGCCCCCGATCCGGTCCGGATCAACGAGGGACGTCCGCGCACCACCCTCACCCTCCGCAACACCGGTGACCGTACGGTGTTCGTCTCCTCGCACTATCCGCTGCACGAGGTGAACGCGGCCCTGGAGCTGGACCGGGAAGCGGCGCGGGGGCTGCGGCTGGACATCGCGGCCGGCACCGCGCTGGCCTTCGAACCGGGGGAGTCCCGGGTGGTCTCGCTGATCCCCCTCTCCCGTCACCCGCAGCACGCCCAGTCCGAGGAGCAGCGCGCATGA
- a CDS encoding sensor histidine kinase, with protein MAVGMSRPRETHAAVVRAGEGPGTAGEPAEGPDLGPVDATVDPDDLPDGLVIADETGRVICFNSAAARITAVPRAAALGRPLEHALPLEDLKGRRWWALTDPYGGLATRVGQPERNLLLPGGREVLVSARYVREHPTGPVRRLVISLRGTEARRRTERSHAELIAIVAHELRSPLTSVKGFTATLLAKWERFTDDQKRLMLETVDADAGRVTRLIAELLDISRIDSGRLELRRQPVDLSAAVERHIQALTANGQTPDRFLVRTCQPLPAVWADPDKVDQVLGNLLENAVRHGEGTVTIEVAPAPAKSDEKGTSVTVSDEGPGIPEESMGRVFTRFWRGSKRGGTGLGLYIVKGIVEAHGGTITVGRGPGGGAEFRFILPVSTPAYLA; from the coding sequence ATGGCTGTCGGCATGAGCAGGCCGCGCGAGACACACGCGGCCGTCGTGCGCGCCGGTGAAGGCCCCGGCACGGCGGGCGAACCGGCCGAAGGGCCGGACCTCGGACCCGTCGATGCGACCGTCGATCCCGACGACCTCCCCGACGGCCTGGTCATCGCAGACGAGACCGGCCGGGTCATCTGCTTCAACTCCGCGGCCGCCCGGATCACCGCCGTGCCCCGGGCCGCCGCTCTCGGCCGCCCCCTGGAGCACGCGCTGCCGCTGGAGGACCTCAAGGGCCGCCGCTGGTGGGCGCTGACCGATCCGTACGGCGGCCTCGCCACCCGAGTCGGTCAGCCCGAGCGCAATCTGCTGCTGCCCGGCGGCCGCGAGGTCCTGGTCTCCGCACGGTACGTACGAGAGCACCCGACCGGTCCCGTACGCCGTCTGGTGATCTCGCTGCGCGGCACCGAGGCCCGCCGCCGCACCGAACGCAGCCACGCCGAGCTGATCGCGATCGTCGCCCACGAGCTGCGCTCCCCGCTGACCTCCGTCAAGGGCTTCACCGCGACCCTCCTCGCCAAATGGGAACGGTTCACCGACGACCAGAAGCGCCTGATGCTGGAGACCGTCGACGCCGACGCGGGCCGCGTCACCCGGCTCATCGCCGAACTGCTCGACATCTCCCGGATCGACTCCGGCCGGCTGGAGCTGCGACGGCAGCCCGTGGACCTCTCCGCCGCCGTCGAACGCCACATCCAGGCCCTCACCGCGAACGGCCAGACCCCCGACCGCTTCCTCGTCCGTACCTGCCAGCCGCTGCCCGCGGTCTGGGCCGACCCGGACAAGGTCGACCAGGTGCTCGGCAACCTGCTGGAAAACGCGGTGCGCCACGGCGAGGGAACCGTCACCATTGAAGTCGCACCCGCACCCGCGAAGAGCGACGAGAAGGGAACGTCCGTCACCGTGAGCGACGAAGGCCCCGGCATCCCCGAGGAGTCGATGGGCCGTGTCTTCACCCGCTTCTGGCGGGGGAGCAAGCGCGGCGGTACGGGCCTGGGCCTCTACATCGTCAAGGGCATCGTCGAGGCGCACGGCGGCACGATCACGGTCGGCCGCGGCCCCGGCGGCGGCGCGGAATTCCGATTTATCCTGCCCGTGAGCACGCCGGCCTACCTGGCCTGA
- the rplT gene encoding 50S ribosomal protein L20 — translation MARVKRAVNAHKKRRAILEAASGYRGQRSRLYRKAKEQVTHSLVYNYNDRKKRKGDFRQLWIQRINAAARQNGMTYNRLIQGLKAANIEVDRKILAELAVNDANAFAALVEVAQKALPSDVNAPKAA, via the coding sequence GTGGCACGCGTCAAGCGGGCAGTCAACGCCCACAAGAAGCGCCGGGCAATCCTCGAGGCCGCCAGCGGTTACCGCGGTCAGCGCTCGCGCCTGTACCGCAAGGCCAAGGAGCAGGTCACCCACTCCCTGGTCTACAACTACAACGACCGCAAGAAGCGCAAGGGCGACTTCCGTCAGCTGTGGATCCAGCGCATCAACGCCGCTGCCCGCCAGAACGGCATGACGTACAACCGCCTCATCCAGGGTCTGAAGGCCGCCAACATCGAGGTGGACCGCAAGATCCTGGCCGAGCTCGCGGTCAACGACGCCAACGCGTTCGCCGCCCTCGTCGAGGTTGCCCAGAAGGCCCTCCCGAGCGACGTCAACGCCCCGAAGGCCGCCTGA
- a CDS encoding MFS transporter, translating to MSSPDIKDIRRLLIAAFTGTALEWYDYFLYGTAAALVFNRLFFPELDPAVGTIASFVTFAVGFVARPIGAAVFGHIGDRYGRKVALIITVVMMGVTTGCIGLLPSYATIGIWAPALLALLRFLQGISVGGEWSGAMLLTLEHTPKEKHGSYSSIPQLGSPVGTLISSGAFALVGMLPDDSFYSWGWRLPFLAAFPLLGFALYMRLRIEESPVFHAMLADAEKNGPKPAPLIEAFRRTWGRMIIGIGAALLGVGGFFLMTTFIISYGTDELGIDKSVMLNATVIGSVVEIVVLVVAGRIADRIGAWTVCAIGGLVTMAVAFPAFWLVDTGKPALVYLGVGLGIGALSIPYAPIGAVVSGMFPEAFRYSAVAMSYNLAGVVAGFVPLLATSLTGAANGASWGAALLLMVIAACTAAGSFASGSLMRRERAARPAGNRVEVAV from the coding sequence GTGAGCTCGCCCGACATCAAGGACATCCGGCGACTGCTGATAGCCGCCTTCACCGGCACCGCCCTGGAGTGGTACGACTACTTCCTCTACGGCACCGCCGCCGCCCTGGTCTTCAACCGGCTCTTCTTCCCCGAGCTGGACCCGGCCGTGGGCACCATCGCGTCCTTCGTCACCTTCGCCGTGGGCTTCGTCGCCCGACCCATCGGCGCGGCCGTCTTCGGCCACATCGGCGACCGGTACGGCCGCAAGGTCGCCCTGATCATCACCGTGGTGATGATGGGCGTCACCACCGGCTGCATCGGCCTGCTGCCCAGCTACGCCACCATCGGCATCTGGGCCCCCGCCCTCCTCGCACTCCTCCGCTTCCTGCAGGGCATCTCGGTCGGCGGTGAGTGGAGCGGCGCCATGCTGCTCACGCTGGAGCACACCCCGAAGGAGAAGCACGGCAGCTACTCCTCGATCCCGCAGCTCGGCTCGCCCGTCGGCACCCTGATCTCGTCCGGCGCGTTCGCCCTCGTCGGGATGCTGCCCGACGACTCCTTCTACTCCTGGGGCTGGCGCCTGCCGTTCCTCGCCGCGTTCCCGCTGCTCGGCTTCGCGCTCTACATGCGGCTGCGGATCGAGGAGTCGCCGGTCTTCCACGCGATGCTCGCCGACGCCGAGAAGAACGGTCCGAAGCCCGCACCGCTCATCGAGGCGTTCCGCCGCACCTGGGGCCGCATGATCATCGGCATCGGCGCGGCCCTGCTCGGCGTCGGCGGCTTCTTCCTGATGACCACGTTCATCATTTCGTACGGCACCGACGAGCTGGGCATCGACAAGTCCGTGATGCTGAACGCCACCGTCATCGGCTCGGTCGTCGAGATCGTCGTGCTCGTCGTGGCGGGGCGGATCGCCGACCGGATCGGCGCCTGGACGGTCTGTGCCATCGGCGGCCTCGTCACGATGGCCGTCGCCTTCCCGGCCTTCTGGCTCGTCGACACCGGCAAGCCCGCACTGGTCTACCTCGGGGTGGGGCTCGGGATCGGCGCACTCTCCATTCCGTACGCCCCCATCGGCGCCGTGGTCTCCGGAATGTTCCCCGAGGCGTTCCGCTACAGCGCCGTCGCGATGTCCTACAACCTCGCCGGCGTCGTGGCCGGATTCGTACCGCTGCTCGCCACCTCGCTGACCGGCGCGGCGAACGGTGCCTCGTGGGGTGCGGCCCTGCTCCTGATGGTGATCGCGGCCTGCACGGCCGCCGGATCGTTCGCCTCCGGATCGCTCATGAGGCGTGAACGGGCGGCCCGGCCGGCCGGGAACCGCGTCGAGGTCGCCGTCTGA
- a CDS encoding PucR family transcriptional regulator has translation MHTPDSGFPPPSRRIAELAGQCLDNIDGLIGQWMEMINPVRSAYADRVPDADFRSSAWQAFELLLRTVAQLPVPVHIAGVSQRVGEQRARQGVPLDSLLEAARLDFRVVWAALVQRADQEDMAELVTSAYHVWEAVESHVTGIMTAYQRTVLEMGRRQEDERRMWFSRLLESEGHNPTVVRNAALALGFDGAGTFLCAAAPAAEGSGLHRAATALRAAGAPVQYQAVGGDAVLVVELGRRTTWQSVLVRLASTPCGVSPQANGLAAVPRAAVLAIATAQMLPPDARSPRLLEDSWLDVLVRRAGDFGTDLAADVLGGLDGPGVSATEATRLLETVTEHLRGSGSIADTAAALYCHRNTVQHRFARFHELTGRDVRRPDDAALVAVALRARTAAVD, from the coding sequence ATGCACACTCCGGATTCCGGTTTCCCTCCCCCGTCCCGTCGGATCGCCGAGCTCGCGGGCCAGTGCCTGGACAACATCGACGGTCTGATCGGCCAGTGGATGGAGATGATCAATCCGGTCCGGAGCGCCTATGCGGACCGGGTACCGGACGCCGATTTCCGCAGCTCCGCCTGGCAGGCGTTCGAGCTGCTGCTGCGTACGGTGGCGCAGCTCCCGGTGCCCGTGCACATCGCCGGGGTGTCGCAGCGCGTGGGTGAGCAGCGGGCCCGCCAGGGCGTCCCGCTGGACTCGCTGCTGGAAGCGGCCCGGCTGGACTTCCGGGTGGTGTGGGCGGCGCTGGTCCAGCGCGCGGACCAGGAGGACATGGCGGAGCTGGTGACGTCCGCGTACCACGTGTGGGAGGCCGTCGAGTCCCATGTCACGGGCATCATGACGGCGTATCAGCGCACGGTTCTGGAGATGGGCCGGCGCCAGGAGGACGAGCGGCGGATGTGGTTCTCCCGGCTGCTGGAGAGCGAGGGCCACAACCCGACGGTGGTACGGAACGCGGCGCTGGCCCTGGGCTTCGACGGCGCGGGCACGTTTCTGTGCGCGGCGGCCCCGGCGGCGGAGGGTTCGGGGCTGCACCGGGCGGCGACGGCGCTGCGCGCGGCGGGTGCTCCGGTGCAGTACCAGGCGGTCGGCGGGGACGCAGTGCTGGTGGTGGAGCTGGGCCGGCGCACCACGTGGCAGTCGGTGCTGGTCCGGCTCGCGTCCACCCCGTGCGGTGTCTCGCCGCAGGCGAACGGGCTCGCAGCGGTGCCCAGGGCGGCTGTGCTGGCCATCGCGACGGCGCAGATGCTGCCGCCGGACGCCCGTTCACCGAGGCTGCTGGAGGACAGCTGGCTGGATGTGCTGGTGCGGCGGGCCGGGGACTTCGGCACGGATCTGGCCGCCGATGTGCTGGGTGGTCTCGACGGCCCCGGAGTGTCGGCGACGGAGGCGACACGTCTGCTGGAGACCGTCACCGAGCATCTGCGCGGCAGCGGCTCCATCGCGGACACAGCGGCCGCGCTGTACTGCCACCGCAACACGGTCCAGCACCGCTTCGCCCGCTTCCACGAGCTGACCGGCCGCGACGTCCGGCGCCCCGACGACGCGGCACTGGTCGCGGTGGCCCTGCGGGCCAGGACCGCGGCCGTGGACTAG